In the Pleuronectes platessa chromosome 8, fPlePla1.1, whole genome shotgun sequence genome, one interval contains:
- the ube2a gene encoding ubiquitin-conjugating enzyme E2 A has translation MSTPARRRLMRDFKRLQEDPPAGVSGAPSENNIMVWNAVIFGPEGTPFEDGTFKLTIEFTEEYPNKPPTVRFVSKMFHPNVYADGSICLDILQNRWSPTYDVSSILTSIQSLLDEPNPNSPANSQAAQLYQENKREYEKRVSAIVEQSWRDC, from the exons ATGTCAACCCCAGCGAGACGACGTTTAATGAGAGATTTTAAACG ACTGCAAGAGGATCCACCAGCTGGAGTTAGTGGGGCCCCTTCAGAAAACAATATCATGGTGTGGAACGCTGTCATTTTTGG ACCAGAGGGAACACCTTTTGAAGATG GAACCTTCAAACTTACCATTGAATTCACAGAGGAATATCCAAATAAACCTCCAACAGTGAGATTTGTCTCCAAAATGTTTCATCCAAATG tgtatGCAGATGGAAGCATATGCTTAGATATACTTCAGAATCGTTGGAGTCCAACCTATGATGTCTCTTCAATCTTAACTTCAATACAG tcTTTACTGGACGAGCCCAACCCAAACAGTCCGGCCAATAGCCAAGCAGCCCAGCTATACCAGGAAAACAAGCGGGAGTATGAGAAGAGGGTTTCCGCTATTGTTGAACAAAGTTGGCGCGACTGTTGA